Genomic segment of Bubalus kerabau isolate K-KA32 ecotype Philippines breed swamp buffalo chromosome 6, PCC_UOA_SB_1v2, whole genome shotgun sequence:
CTAAGTGCTGTGCCGAGAAAGGCTCTCTATAGATTTTCTCACTCAATCTTTAAAACAATCCCAAGCGTAGATCTGTCAGAGATGTCAACCCATCATCAGCTTTGAAAAGACAGGGATTAGagttaaatggagaaggaaatggcaacccactccagtgttcttgcctggagaatcccagggacaggggagcctggtgggctaccatctatggggttgcacagagtcggacatgactgaagtgacttagcagcaaggtacTGTAGTTGCCCTTATTTATacatgaggcacagagaagttaagtaacttgcccaaggatgCACAGCTGGTTCGATGAGCTTCAAAAACAGGCATTATGTATCCTGAGGCTAGGCTCAAAGATCACTATGCCACAATGACCAATGCCTTTCCAAGAGGCCACCAGAGTATGAGGCAGCTTCATCACCTGTGGGCAGGGAGTAGTGGGGACCTCCCACTACAACAGCCACAGTGCTCAGGTCCTGAGTGAGGAAGTAACCCCTGAGATGGCCAAGAGGAAAGGAGAGCCTTGGAGTGGGTTGGCCCCGCTTCTACCACAGTGGCCTCTCTGTCCTTACCTCGTCACCTGCTTTTATAGAGCCCATTTTGAAGGATAGTGCTAAAGGCCCGGCCACCACTGAACCAGCCTCAACAGACATTTAATTATGAATTCACATGCCACACGGCTGCACAATGTGTGTTAGGGGCAGGAAGGGGGAGGATGGAGAAAATCTGCTTTGCCCTTCAGTATTTTCTCAGCGACAGCCTTGGCGTTTTAAGTCAAGATCAGCTCTAAGTCAGTCTCAGACCCACAGACCTTCCTGGGATGGGGCCACAGTGTGCTGCTAAATATTTAATAACCTGCTCTTCAGGAGGGAAGCTCTGATTCGTAGCATTGCTATTGCCACAGTGTAAATGCTCCCACCGCAGCAAATTTCAGGCTATCAACACAGCCTCACTGAATAGAGTCAGGAAGCGCTGTGGGCAATCTGATTCAGCACACTCCTGGATGAAGTCAGAAAATTCGGCCAAAGCTGatttgttagaaaagaccctgatgctgggaaagattgaaagcaggaggacaaggagacaacagaggacaggatagttggatggcatcactgactcaatagatgtgaatttgagcaaaggtccagagatggtgaagggcaggaaaacctggtgtgctgcagtccatggggtctcagagagttggacacaactgagcgactgaacaacaaggacgaCTACCACACTCTTGGACAAAGTCAGAGTGTGTTCAGAGAGGGTGGTGTTGCTGCAGGAGACAAGAATCAGGTGTACATTCTGGACCTAGATGACCCATTTTATGTGTGgttccttctctccccaccctacTCTGATACCTTCCACCCTAAAATCAAGCCCCTAAGAATGTCAAAGGCAtcttaaaagagaaaggaagcatAGAATTTGCAGCCCGTAGTCAATAGGTGAAAGGGAAGCGGGAACTGCCCACCAATGGCCTTTTTGATGGGAGATGGGAGAAAGTAGGAAGAAGGACAGAGGTGGGAGGAGTCATTTTTTAGTCAGCACGTATGTCTATGTGATTCTCTGGCTTTTCCCTCCTCTCAGAAAGAGCTGCCTCCTTCCCCTAGCTGCCAGTCTGCCTACTGGTCTGAGTCACTCCCAGGAAACAGATCTTAGCAGGGGGATGGCTTAGCAGGGTTTGGCTTCCCACACCCTTGTTACTGACCCCTGATATGAACCATGTTAGATCAGATCCAGTCTGTTTTTCTCCCAAAGGACTTCAAGGTTAGGGACTGTAGGTCCTGCTCAGCCCTGACATTCTAGGACTTTATGATTCCCAGGGTCAGATTTCTTTCTAAGCATCTTCTCTGTTGATTAACAGATATTTACATAGAGAGAGCCCTGCTCTGTTTTGCATTCACTACTGGGCACTATGAGCTCCAAAAGCACATAAAACAATTTTTCCAATCTAAAGGGCTTACAGTCTCCTTGAGAAAATGTGACAGTTCTGTGAAATAATTCCTAAATAAGGAACACTTATAACAGCATGGTGATGAGATGCCAAACTGTAGCCTTTGTAATAAATTGTGAGAAACCTATAATTAAAGAAGCatccatgtgctgtgctgtgtttagccactcagtggtgtccaactctttgcgaccccatggactgtagcccaccaggcacctctgtctgtggggattctccaggcaagattactagagtgggttgccctgccctcctccaggggatcttcccaacccagggattgaacccaggtttcccgcattgcaggcggattctttaccatctgagacaccagggaagcgaACTTATTTAGTAAAGACAGTCAAACTGCATCCCGGTCCTTTGTATTGTTCTTGTTTGTTACATAGCAATGTGTACCCAATTTTTAACTTATATTTCCAACTCACTTTACAGTTAGGATCCCCTTTTAACAAATATGATTATAGCAGCCAGttcaatgtaataaaaatatttcttcttctggCCAACAGCCCATACTAACACTCCTTTGCTGATGGAGATCCAAGACTCTTTTTGAAGGAAAAACGCTGTTATGAGAAAGACATTCACAAATCCCTGTCCATTAGGCAGTAAATCTACTTAACAAAAAGGTTATCCTTTCAGCAGAGTATTGACATAAAGTACAGGTTTGCATATCTGCACAGTGTTAAATAACTCTCAACAAAAACCTGAATTTTTCAATGTTGCATTGATTTTATTTGGGGCTTTATAGGGCTTTTTGCTTCATAGAGCTCCACAGGTTCCGATCAGTTCTGGGTAGAGGACTGAGGGAATCTCACCCCGATCATCCAGGACAGCAGATCCCCTGACACTAGCAAAGGACGCAGAAGAGAGTACATGCATATCTGCCCTTGTCATTCCCTGTACCAGCCAATCAATTGTGCTAACAGAAGGAAGAAATCTCACTCTCATTATGGAAAAGCtacttttcacttatttttttcaatttattttattgacgtatatttgatttataatgctgtgttactttcttctatacagcaaagtgattcagttttacatatatgtatatatatttatacatatatatacatatattctttctacatattcatttccattatggttcatgACAGCATATTGAATTAAGTGCCCTACACTCTACTACTTTTCACTTACATTTGAAGGGGTTTTGGTAATTATATTAGAATATAGGAATGCCTAAGTAAAAGTTGGAGAATTTTCAGTGTATGAAAGAAAATTTGTTATGACTCTACCGTGTGTCTCTGGGACAGTGGGTTTATGTGAGCAGCCAGATTCTCTGCATTTACTTGAGTACTTTCTTGCCGTAGGAGTCGGGCATGTGTTTGGGTTAGGGCACCCTCCTGCCAGGCTTCAAATTAGGTGAGGCTGATAAAGTAAATAGAAGGTAATGGATTGTGTCCATTCGTGACTTCATTCCATCCTGGGAATGACTTTATCAATAACTACTCGAGGGCAAGACTTGGCACTAAGCATGTTCAGTAGATGTCTGCCAGCAATAGAAAGCTGATTTTATTCTAAGGTGTTTGAGATGTGCCAGACTGAAACCCTCTTCCCTCACTGTTGGATACATCTAGTGTAGTTTTCCGAAGATGATTAATGGTTTCTTTCTCTAGGCTCATGCTGCTAATTACACCCAAGCTTCTTGAACTGTCTTAATCAAATTCGCACACAGGTAGGAACCCTGCAGGACTCAGGAGTGTGATGAATCAGGTTCGGTGTGTTGCACTTTCATTTGTCCTTTCTGGTCAACACTCATTTTCTCTGTGCTCACTTCGTTTGCTGCCCTGTGAACTCAAGTTTAAGGACTGTGCTTAGTTGCATGTTAGGGTGGGATACCGGTGGAAGGGTGCATTTCAACAGTATTTTGCCAAATTTAAAttgggtttaattttttttccaaattaatttcctgtttttaataCTGCAGCCAGATAGGAGAGATTTGAAATCTACCATTATCCTGAAATACTAAGAAAAAAGTTCAAAATTTATATTTGCCGAGCATCACTTAGTTAACGAGTCTCCTAATTAGACACAGTTGGAAATGATTGCTCTCTCTGATGAGAGTATTGTGTGTTTCCTGGCATCTCGCTGCCCCCTAGTGCAGAATGCCAGTGAGAGCATCCTTCTGGGCAGGCAATCTTTGTGTTATTACTCTCTGATCAGTCCATTTCATGCTTCCCTGGGTTCTGGTGATGTAATCAGACACTAATCCATGATTCCAACAAAGTCCTTGGTCGGTCCTATTTTGCCAAATAGACTCAATTTTTAGAGTAGGTGTTTGGTGGGCTTGAGAGTGCAGAAAGTAGACCTCAACTGAACTCTGACCCCTTCCAATGGAGGCACTTGGCCTAGCTCCCAACGGACCTTGCAGAGAATTCTGAACGTGAACAAATCTCCTCCTGCTCTAGTGCAGGCAGTCTGTCACAGGGTGATCACTGGGACCCCAGGAGTCTCAGTACCTCGCCAATAATCAGAGGAAAAGATTTTGTGTCAAGATGCACTCCTACAGTGCAAAGCAACAAGAACAATGGGCTTTGAGAGAGAGACAAGCTTGGGAAAATTTCCtcaaactcttttagcctttgtaAAAtagtttttgattaaaaaaaaaagtaatcttagacattttaaagttttaatacaTCATCTATTTTGAAACCTCTATATACTTGAACATGTGATATAAATCATCCTCTATTAGGTATACTGTGGCCAAAATAGCCATTAGGTGCAATTTAAGGATTATGGAAAGGCGCTCAGAACCTAAAGGCTTGCTCTCAAAACTGTTCTGAAATAATCACAAAATTGTGAGCCATGTATGTGGTCTCCATGAAGTTCTGCCAAAATGACCTTGAAACAAGCTGTTTAACTTCGTTGGGcctctgtttttccatctataaagTATTAGTGCCCCTATTTAAAGGGATTACTTAAGGATTCAATGAGATAACATATGCCTGACACATGGCAGATTTCAATAATTGTTACCTCCTacctcctcctctttccctcacctttttttttctttttccgaTCTGAAATAGTCAGCACCTGTCTCGAATGCCAGACACTAATGGGTAGATGGTGGATTACGATGCCCTCTTTGTGAATTGTCCCCAAAGAGCTGAGAGGCAGCCATTTCTCGTCACCATTAGCTTTTGAAAACTGGCTAGGAAATCTGTAAGAGGGTGTGGGATAAGCGGGTAAATGTAGCCATTAAAATCTTCAGTGTAGAAACTATAACTCATAGGAACATCAAGGCATTGCCTGTTCAGGAACTTCATCTACTTTCCTAAGGAAggaaagatttttcttctttaatgatGATTGTCATTGCAGTTTTGACTGAGGGAGCAGACgagaggaaagaaaagttatCCAATGTGGAGAAAGGTCGTTTGGTGATTATGGaatttttttccagttataaATATCACACTTGCTTTTCAGACTCAGGCTATTTGAAAAACAGATGCTCAGTCTTCCTATGGTGAATTAGtcaacaaaaaaagattttaaatccaGTTTAACAGAAGGAAATGCAGAGCCACACCTACATGCATGCTTGTACATGTACACAAACACAAATACACACTTTGTagattaaacagacatttttatgcttttatgtgtgttatttgttttggTGGCAACACTGGAAATTGTGTGGGTTTTGTTATGTGGTTAGGGTTAGTGAGTTCCCATGCAGAGAAGTAAGAGACATTTAACAATAGTCACTCTTTGATGGTAAAGAAGAATTTGTCTTTTCTCCCATCTATACTCTAGTTCTTATCATTACCTTGACACATGAATTGGACAGAAACCCAGAGAACCATGGAAAAGTATGTGTTTCATTAAATTTCTATAAAATCTTTCCAGATCTTCTTAGACAATATTCTGGAATTGACCAAGGGTGAATTTTACTCTGTTTTTATCAGATCTCtggaatggagctagaggaaatCTTACATATGCCTCTGTCCAAcccctttattttataaatggagaaACTAAGGTCTAAAGAGGTCACAGGGCCAGGGTGTCCTCCCTTATTATTGTCTCCCTTTCCTGATGAATGTATCACATTTGCTTGGTCCATCTCCCCAAGGCAGTGAGTGTTCAAAAGCAATAGACCTGATTTGCATGAGTTTggctttcctggagaaggcaatggcaccccactccagtactcttgcctggaaaatcccatggacagaggagcctggtaggctgcagtccatggggtcgcgaagagtcggacacgactgagtgacttcactttcacttttcacttgcatgcattgaaggaaatggcaacccactccagtgttcttgcctggagaatcccagggatgggggagcctggtcggctgccacctatggggtcgcacagagtcagccacgactgatgcgacttagcagcagcagcagcagcagcagcaccacatcATGGGAAAGTCAGTCAATTCCATTCCTCATTTCCTCCAGAGAATTGCTTCTTCCCAACAAAATTATAATAGAAAGGGATTACTgaataaatatattgttttttagtaacttatttttttatttgatgaAACATTTCATGTTCAAGTTTAAAACTGCAGCCTATTTCTTGAGAGTGAAAAGAACTCGCATATGAATTAGCAATGAGAGTGTTGTGTTTACATTAGGAGGAGAATATGTGTTCTAGTTCGGTGCTTTACAAAAACTAGATCCATGGATGGTGaatagtgaaaaatattttacatcaaAAACTCTGGGATTGAATTTTACCTCATGTAAAAAAAGCCTATTTGGCAACTCACTCAATATTACCAAACAATCAAAAAATACTTATCAAGCTCCTCCTATTTTCCTAGCAGTGTTTAGAGTCTTATGATGTATCAGGGAACAAAACAAAGATTCCTGCATTGGAAATTTTACATTCATGCACATATGTAACATACAGATGAACTATTGCTTTCCAATACCAAAGTATTATTGCACAGCATTATAGTGAAAAtgtgtcattaaaaaaattaaaaactgtctTCTTTAAAATGTAGGTCTCATTTCTCAGGGAAATCGCTTTTTGGGCAAGTTGCATGAAATTTGGCACAACACTGCCGCCTTGTGGCTGCTTGAATCAAAAACCCACATACACCATAAGGTCAGCCTGTCTTTAAAGTAAGGTTTCTAGGACTGTTACCCTGTTTGTCAGTGGAAGCCTCTGACACAAAATTACCTCGCCAGGAGTACTTAGAACCTGATTCCTTCTGATTTTGTCACAGAACGACTGGAAGGGCTCCATCGCTTTTGTCGTTGGAAACCGGATCGAGGACGAGGTTCTCATTCGCGCTCTCACCCTCGCTGTCCAAGTCCCTCAGCGCAGACTCTTCAGTATTGTCTCCTGGCAAGACATCGTCCAGCAGGTACCTGTCCCTTCTCACCCCGACGCCCGTTGGAGACgtctttcttaaaataataaagtaatgaaatcaataaaactaaCACATTCTTGGGCGGTTTGGTAAGTTTGGGTGCATGACTTTGCTGAAACACTTAGCTAGAATAAATTTGGAAAGATCTAATCTGGAAGTGGTTGTTTTTTGTTCGTGAATGCTGCCCTTTcagcatccattcattcaacaaaaatgtCTGAGGTCATACTAGGCTCCATGCTAGGTTTTGTGAGGAATTATTTAATAAAGGTCTCAATAGCAATAAAAGACTAAACTATTTAATGTTCCAAGGAAGGCCATAACTAACTGGAAAAACGAAGCCTCCAAAGAATCCTAGCTGTCAGAGGTTGGAGGAGAACAATAATGCAGAGAAGTTCTATCAGATGGCACGTCCTCATACGATTACTAATGGCTTACCAAAGTGGCTATAAATATTTGCACTAACTGATGGCTATCTCTTCCCCAATCCCTCAAGTCACCTAGGTACTTAAAAGGAACATCTATCTAAGTATTCTTTAAGTAAGCCCTACTTTTTCCTTATGAATGAATTTTCTTACAGGTCAATGGATCAAGTGCACTTTTTGGAAGTACAtctaaaaaggcaaagaaacctgTAGGTGGTAATAATGCTCCCTTATATTATGAGGTAGGTAAATGTGTTGATTGAAgacatttttgtaattttttaaaaaacaagaattgAAGTAATAATTTtatagtcatttttttaaaaaaattaattcattttttgacAGCAAATCCCCTCTCATTTTTGGGGCTGTTTGTTCCTAATGTTGGGCatgtaaaaaaatctatttccctTTTAACAAAATCCCCCTTTAGGAAAAAAGTTGTCCCACATTGTCTATACTATCACTGTGTCCAATTGAAGACTATAAATCAGCAATGTGTATATATGAAAGTGTTGGGTCATACTTTTTTATGGTAATTACTGAGTGTGTGATGGTATTAAAGGGGGTCGTGTTATTGGTGTATTACAAAGTGTTAGTTTCACCAAAGAAGCAGCGTAAAAATGCCCCAGAAAGTGCTTCCTGCACATGACAGAGAAACAACTGGAATAATTTTCCATCCATTTGTGAACTTTGTGTACACTTCACATTCTACTTTAATCAGTGTGAAAATAACAATAATCTTCAGATTAATGGTCCATTCCGCTTCTAGCAGATGCAAAAATCTGGCCTGGCTGGCCAGTGGGTTTGTGCAAAGGACTTAGAACTCAGGCTCAGTACAAGGGCTTTCCTCTTACCCGGCCTTGTTAATATCCAACTTACAAGAAACTGTAAAAATCCAACAATTAATTCGAATATCGCTTAAAATTTGTCAGGAACTATTTTTATGACTCTGCTGACCAAAAGCATAAAGATTTGGGGATCTTTCAAAACAAACTTGTTTGCACTTTATTTCAGTGATGACTAATAAAGTTTTTATGTGTCTCGGTTCTTGGATGGTTTCATAATAGGCTCTGTAGTGTTGCCTGAGTACTATCTGAACGAGCTCCCCTGGATTTATTTACGACTGCCAATACTGTGGGTTTTGTAGCATTAACTCTTGCTGCACTACCCCTGCTGTCATGAAAAACTCGTTCTGCACTGTTAAGGTCAGAGAACGTGCCTTCTATCTTTTGTTAGGATGtcccacatgtgtgtgcacaagtTGAAACATTATGTGATACCTGGATTTAAAATATTGGAAGTTTTCTTCTGAAGTAGCCATAGAAATCCACGTCCAATTCTCAGGCCTGGGATCAATTagccccccctccccctcccacccaaaGGACTCTTTCTTCTTCAAAGATGCTCAGAGAAAATCAGGGATGATAACGGGCCAGTTTTTACATCTGATGTGGACAGGCATCTTGACTTGGATGTGGGATAGCCCGATGTTACAGACCCAGAGTTCAATTAGAAAGCCATTCGTCTCCAATCTGTGCTGTGACTCTGAGGAGGCTTTACTCGGAGGAGGTCCATCTCACATCTGGCTCCCCCACATTCTTCCAGGGGAGCATTTGGGCAACAAGCTTCCCACACCGGCTCACAGAATGGTTTCAGAAGAAAAGGGAAGGCAGGATGTGCACCACAGAGATGGACATGGGGTGCACCAGACCTGCATTAATGTCAGTCACTGTAGCAAAAGTGGATCCAATGAGGGCTCCTGGGTAGTGTCAGCCAAGGCCAGCATGCACACCTGGGGAAGAGGGCACATCTCCAACCTTAGTCCCTCCATACTTACCAACCTCAGTCCCTCCACACTCAGGACCTGTTTTGGCCCCTCTTcccaagagaagtgaaatgcTACAACCAGTGCCTACTGAGAGTCTCAAGGCAGTTAGGAGTGGTGGCCATGAAAGAGGCCCAGAAGCCAAACTCTTTGAGGACCTCTGGACCTTCCAGGCATGCAGACAGCCTGCTCTTAGCTCTACTTCTGCTTAaaatctttggagaaggcaatggcaccccactccagtactcttgtctggaaaatcccatggacggaggagtctggtaggctgcagaccatggggtcacgaagggtcggacatgactgagcgacttcactttcacttttcactttcatgcattggagaaagacatggcaacccactccagtgttcttgcctggagaatcccagggatgggggagcctggtgggctgccgtctctggtgtcgcacagagtcagccacgactgaagcgacttagcagcagcagcagcagcagcaactaggaCAGTGGCCGCAGGTGAATTCCTCAAGAGCCCGTTTAGGAAGTCttgtatttttcttctcaaaggaagaaaagataatCCAACAAAATTACTTCTGTTACATGGGAAATTCATAGAGTTCTGTTTCCTTTTAAATCTCCACTTTGGAGGAGGGAGAACTCAAAATAGATAATATAAAGGCTAAGCACTGACACTGACTTCTATTTGTAGGATACTCTCATCAGCCTTAAGTCAGAGCCTCTTCATTCCTACTTTAAACACAATTCTAACCTATTTGGCTTTCTGGTTTCCCAAACTGCGGTCGATTAGGAGCAGAGCATTCAAGGGAAACTTCACTCTAATGCAGTTGATCCATGAGTAGTAAAAGAGTGTCAGAACCACATTACATATTTCCAATAACGACTTGAAATGTCGGGCCAGCAAAGACCGCATTCCACAGTGATTTGCTCAAGCTTTCATTTGGATGGCTCGGTGCTATGTACACACAGCCTCGTTTTGAAATTATGTAATTTCCCCCTGAAACTTGAGAATTTCATCTAGCCACCATACTGTGTTTGTGAGATAgtctttatttataaattatcatTCTTTGAAAACATGCTTAGGTTTCTGCTAATGTGATTCCACAGAGACAGCGGTCCTCGTGTTCTTTCGCCTTCTCTTTAGGGAAACTGGTTTTGCTCTGGAAGGAACTACTCCAAAGACCCATGTGGGAATGGAAAGAGAATTTGCCCCTTTGTATACGGTCTCAGGAATGTTAGTTATCACTTCATCGTTCTAGTAGTAGTACTGGTAGTATTTCATCATGAGGATGAAGATGGTTGTGATCCCTTATACTGGCATTACGTATAATTTCCACCATGTAATTCTATATGAAGATGTGTACACATATGAGAATGGATATACAGACATTTCTTGCATTATTAGCAGCCAGTTTTACTAAATGCCAAACAATAAATACATTCTTGTTCAAGCACTAGGTGTCAGACTATCTAGACAGTGGAAGGAGTGGAATATGAATAGTATACAGATCCTAACCTCAAGAAGTTTAAGGATTAGTTacgggggaaaaaagaaaagaaaatagacatGCCTGACACAGAGTAGGTATTCAGTATACGTTTGTTAAATTGTATCACACAATGCAGAAAATTGTCATTGAAGTCTATCAAGGAGAAATGGAGTGTTCTGGGCATTTCACAGAAGATGAGGTTAGGTTAGCCTAGGTGGTGAGAGCTAGAGGAGCCTTGCAGAGAAGGTGGCATTGGAAAGGAAGTGGAGCTGCCAGTTTTCatcttctaaatatattttcccaaTTGACCCAtactataattaaaattatatgctatatatatacgtacatatatatccccattttacatagAGGGCAATGGAAGCATAAAGAAGGTAGGaattttagaaattagaaaatttgAGGAAATTGGATTTGATGAATTTACCATAGTTAAATACATAGCCTCAGATTTTTGCACTTTGCCACATACCCAGTCTTTTTTCACTGGGATCAAAGCTGCCCACCCTTGGGTAGAGATAGGTCCTGACTTTCGAATGTGGGGACATTCTATATAAAGGGAACAAACAGCTCAAGCAAAG
This window contains:
- the LOC129654864 gene encoding sperm-associated antigen 17-like, whose amino-acid sequence is MTEDVSGTENDWKGSIAFVVGNRIEDEVLIRALTLAVQVPQRRLFSIVSWQDIVQQVNGSSALFGSTSKKAKKPVGGNNAPLYYEHSADSLKRCLWSEETNSLMKD